Proteins encoded by one window of Channa argus isolate prfri chromosome 1, Channa argus male v1.0, whole genome shotgun sequence:
- the LOC137123556 gene encoding homocysteine-responsive endoplasmic reticulum-resident ubiquitin-like domain member 2 protein codes for MDHAVVDSPVTLVIRAPNQKYDDQTINCFQNWTVEKLKAHLSDVYPSKPSSKDQRLVYSGKLLLDHFTLKDVLRKQDEYHMLHLVCASRTPPSSPKPPRSRSNKPQENTAGPVPLQNSNSPSASQHSQSPREVSSDGLRQGAGHFPYHQTYPHFIHSWSQYSPQSMPPTNLHAYYNPMTVMWWQQLYVRQVYMHYQLLAASSQRLRPEQPLSHSNFPNPLNQQPQADHRGNLEVQMNAQGGEILNDEELNRDWLDWLYTFSRAAILLSVVYFYSSFSRFVMVMMAMLVLYLHQAGWFPFNLENELHLPGDRANQDDMDGELQNQDLREMEGEMDDGSDDERETGEEGAEDPNSGPHTGFLSSTWSFIMTFFMSLIPEGLPNAAN; via the exons ATGGATCATGCTGTTGTGGACAGTCCTGTAACCCTTGTCATCAGGGCTCCCAACCAAAAGTATGATGACCAGACCATAAATTGTTTTCAGAACTGGACTGTGGAGAAACTTAAAGCCCACCTGTCAGATGTGTATCCAAGTAAACCC agCTCCAAAGACCAGAGACTGGTGTATTCTGGGAAGCTACTTTTGGATCACTTTACTTTAAAAGATGTGCTGAGAAAG CAAGATGAGTACCATATGCTCCATCTGGTGTGTGCCTCACGAACCCCTCCCAGCTCCCCAAAGCCCCCCCGCAGCCGCAGCAACAAGCCTCAGGAGAACACAGCCGGTCCCGTG CCCCTTCAGAACTCAAATAGTCCTTCCGCTAGTCAGCATAGCCAGTCTCCTAGAGAAGTGAGCAGTGATGGACTCAGACAGGGAGCTGGACATTTCCCTTACCACCAGACGTATCCCCACTTTATACACAG CTGGAGTCAGTACTCGCCTCAGTCAATGCCACCAACAAATCTGCATGCTTATTACAACCCTATGACAGTGATGTGGTGGCAGCAGTTGTACGTCCGACAGGTCTACATGCATTA TCAATTACTGGCTGCCTCCTCTCAGCGTCTCAGGCCAGAGCAGCCCTTGAGCCATTCTAATTTCCCCAATCCGCTAAACCAGCAACCTCAAGCAGATCACCGTGGCAACCTGGAAGTCCAAATGAACGCCCAAGGAGGGGAGATCCTGAATGACGAGGAGCTGAACCGGGACTGGCTGGACTGGTTGTACACATTTTCACGTGCTGCGATTTTGCTCAGTGTAGTCTACTTCTACTCCTCCTTCAGCCGGTTTGTTATGGTGATGATGGCCATGCTGGTACTTTACCT GCACCAGGCCGGCTGGTTTCCCTTCAACTTGGAGAATGAACTCCATCTTCCTGGAGACAGAGCCAATCAGGATGACATGGACGGAGAACTGCAAAACCAAGACTTGCGAGAAATG GAAGGAGAAATGGATGATGGCTCAGATGATGAAAGGGAGACTGGAGAGGAAGGAGCAGAAGATCCGAACAGTGGCCCCCACACAGGTTTCCTGTCATCCACGTGGTCATTTATTATGACCTTTTTCATGTCACTTATCCCAGAGGGGCTGCCAAACGCTGCCAACTGA